From a single Alloactinosynnema sp. L-07 genomic region:
- a CDS encoding SLATT domain-containing protein — protein sequence MTDRATQFHALYRDLRIRDQKRYYEDRRDEYRRAHRQVLVVRNALLVSAALAGAAGQVTSGTARAALAVGASVLAALAGAVTAFEALIGFPRLAKLYADAGVNLAEAEIDWDDQDPHTDLVESLHRVELVFRKENGQWGQLVVEAGSVARDDRPVSDGPVGTQV from the coding sequence ATGACCGATCGCGCCACGCAGTTCCACGCGCTCTACCGCGACCTGAGGATCCGCGACCAGAAGCGGTACTACGAGGACCGGCGCGACGAGTATCGCCGGGCGCACCGACAGGTTCTGGTCGTGCGCAACGCGCTGTTGGTCAGTGCCGCGCTCGCGGGCGCCGCGGGTCAGGTGACCAGCGGCACGGCGCGCGCCGCGCTCGCGGTCGGGGCATCGGTCCTGGCCGCGCTGGCGGGCGCGGTGACCGCCTTCGAGGCGCTGATCGGGTTCCCCCGGCTGGCCAAGCTGTACGCCGACGCCGGGGTCAACCTGGCCGAGGCCGAGATCGATTGGGACGACCAGGACCCGCACACCGATCTGGTCGAGAGTCTGCACCGGGTCGAGCTGGTCTTCCGCAAGGAGAACGGCCAGTGGGGCCAGCTCGTGGTCGAGGCGGGGTCGGTCGCGCGCGACGACCGCCCGGTGTCGGACGGGCCGGTCGGAACCCAGGTCTGA
- a CDS encoding DUF4231 domain-containing protein, producing the protein MAPSLFVRFPSLRAPRSSGEVIPVESRARYAALASDFAVLDRLVAPAFRASDLAALSHQNRYRRQQVTILLGSVVASGLGGLQAVFAEQRWPGLLLAALGIALAASSRVTSELNAQSDYLGERVKAERLRALHFRFLSRTGPFAENDRASALRRAVVAIESGREP; encoded by the coding sequence ATGGCGCCGTCGCTGTTCGTCCGTTTTCCTTCGCTGCGCGCGCCGAGATCCTCTGGAGAGGTCATCCCCGTCGAGTCGCGGGCGCGGTACGCGGCGCTCGCGTCCGATTTCGCTGTGCTCGACCGGCTGGTCGCGCCCGCGTTCCGTGCGTCGGACCTGGCCGCGCTGAGCCACCAGAACCGGTACCGGCGCCAGCAGGTGACGATCCTGCTCGGGTCGGTCGTGGCCAGTGGACTCGGCGGGCTGCAGGCGGTGTTCGCCGAGCAGCGCTGGCCCGGCCTGCTGCTCGCCGCACTGGGCATCGCGTTGGCCGCGAGCAGCCGGGTGACCAGCGAGCTGAACGCGCAGAGCGACTACCTCGGCGAGCGGGTCAAGGCGGAACGGTTGCGCGCCTTGCACTTCCGGTTCCTGTCCCGGACCGGACCGTTCGCTGAGAACGACCGGGCGAGCGCGCTGCGCCGGGCCGTCGTGGCCATCGAGTCCGGGCGGGAGCCCTGA
- a CDS encoding DUF998 domain-containing protein: MTTTADTGKDLVRSYLFLRRAVGLIGLALPPVLIIGKLLIEGPGLLNSISGYYYTEMRDVYVGAMCAVGVFLLSYKGHRRIDDLVGNLAAISAIGVALFPTSPTGGPNVAAGDDQTLGFIHVGFAAVFFVSLAVFCFLFTRDDKESPAARKSTRNKLYVACGVTILACLALIVVFGYLLDAETKSLHPALWLESAAVLAFGIAWLTKGRAIAPLNG; the protein is encoded by the coding sequence ATGACGACCACGGCCGACACAGGCAAAGACCTCGTCCGTTCCTACCTCTTCCTGCGGCGCGCGGTCGGGTTGATCGGGCTGGCGCTGCCGCCGGTGCTGATAATCGGGAAGCTGCTGATCGAGGGCCCCGGCCTGCTCAACTCGATCAGCGGCTACTACTACACCGAGATGCGCGACGTGTATGTCGGCGCGATGTGCGCGGTCGGGGTGTTCCTGTTGTCCTACAAGGGACATCGCCGGATAGACGACCTCGTCGGCAACCTCGCCGCGATCTCCGCGATCGGCGTGGCCCTGTTCCCGACGTCGCCGACCGGCGGCCCGAACGTCGCCGCGGGCGACGACCAGACCCTCGGGTTCATCCACGTGGGATTCGCGGCGGTGTTCTTCGTGTCCCTGGCGGTGTTCTGCTTCCTGTTCACCCGCGACGACAAGGAGAGCCCGGCTGCCCGAAAGTCCACTCGCAACAAACTCTATGTCGCCTGCGGGGTGACGATTCTGGCCTGCCTGGCCCTGATCGTCGTGTTCGGCTACCTCCTCGACGCCGAGACCAAGTCGCTGCACCCGGCCCTGTGGCTGGAGTCGGCCGCGGTGCTGGCCTTCGGTATCGCGTGGCTCACCAAGGGCCGGGCGATCGCCCCACTCAACGGCTGA